Proteins encoded by one window of Halobaculum halobium:
- a CDS encoding ATPase domain-containing protein, translating to MSRAQQNTLLSIGLPERDQLNKELGGGIPRGSIVLMEGDYGAGKSALSQRFAYGLVDEGASVTMLSTELTVSGFIDQMYSLRYDVTKPLLNEELLFLAADFDSGGNFSDSDADRKELLKLLMEAEAMWNSDVIILDTFDSILRNDPTFEALVRNNDERQAALEIISFFRDMISSGKVIVLTVDPSAVGDDAIGPFRSIADVFFELQMVEVGSDVRRNIAVKRFAGMGSQVGDSIGFSVRSGTGIVIESRSVA from the coding sequence ATGTCACGAGCACAACAGAACACGCTGTTATCGATCGGCTTGCCCGAGCGGGACCAACTGAACAAAGAGCTCGGCGGCGGGATCCCCCGTGGCTCCATCGTCCTCATGGAGGGCGACTACGGCGCCGGGAAGTCCGCGCTGTCGCAACGGTTCGCGTACGGCCTCGTCGACGAGGGCGCGTCCGTCACGATGCTGTCGACGGAGCTGACGGTCTCGGGGTTCATCGACCAGATGTACTCGCTTCGCTACGACGTGACGAAGCCGCTGCTCAACGAGGAATTGCTCTTCCTGGCGGCGGACTTCGACTCCGGCGGTAACTTCTCCGACAGCGACGCCGACCGCAAGGAACTGCTCAAGCTCCTGATGGAGGCGGAGGCGATGTGGAACTCCGACGTGATCATCCTCGACACGTTCGACTCCATCCTCCGCAACGATCCGACGTTCGAAGCGCTCGTCCGCAACAACGACGAGCGACAGGCCGCCCTCGAGATCATCTCGTTCTTCCGCGACATGATCTCCAGCGGGAAGGTGATCGTGCTCACCGTCGACCCCTCCGCGGTCGGCGACGACGCGATCGGTCCGTTCCGTTCCATCGCCGACGTGTTCTTCGAACTGCAGATGGTGGAGGTCGGCTCCGACGTGCGCCGGAACATCGCGGTGAAGCGCTTCGCCGGGATGGGCAGTCAGGTCGGCGACTCGATCGGCTTTTCGGTCCGCTCGGGCACCGGCATCGTCATCGAGTCCCGCAGCGTCGCCTGA
- a CDS encoding type II/IV secretion system ATPase subunit — protein sequence MTDQGQANPSSELKQLAMKRPHLREHLQKFKQITGEFPMFVDEIEGDHETRRPNVLYPVGGPIFCHVYGDFGQDTKYYTVEPTLSGAEEQVLDTVKSKLLRQSGHRPAPEGESGYDDLIEELLEDVTAVTEEQGKRNVLSKVRNFGRVEVSKQTYDNIRYRLNRDIVGFGPLEPVMRDPENEDIHVIGPKECHVDHGVFGMLETTVDFGTPTEFDNWLRNMGERMGDPVSDSNPIIDSTLPDGSRINIIYSDDVSIKGSSLTIRQGEETPLSINQITKWGTLSPELAAYLWLCLENEQTVFVVGETASGKTTTLNAILSYIPRDSKIYTAEDTAEVVPPHSTWQQLLTREGDGGDSNDVDMFDLVAAALRSRPDYIIVGEVRGAEGRMAFQAAQTGHPVMLTFHASDIVSMIQRFTSEPINVPETFMDVADVALFQNRVKQGDDVLRRVTSVQEIEGYSKEMDGVVTRQVFDWDPVEDEIVFRGRNNSYVLEEQIATLLGYADTRDIYDDLSFRAELIERMIQEGILGYHEVNEAITSFQRDGVDGLPFDMHRTT from the coding sequence ATGACAGACCAAGGACAGGCGAATCCCTCGAGCGAGCTGAAGCAGTTGGCCATGAAGCGGCCGCATCTGCGCGAGCACCTGCAGAAGTTCAAGCAGATCACCGGCGAGTTCCCGATGTTCGTCGACGAGATCGAAGGCGACCACGAGACCAGGCGGCCGAACGTGCTGTACCCGGTTGGCGGTCCGATATTCTGTCACGTGTACGGCGACTTCGGACAAGACACGAAGTACTACACCGTCGAGCCGACGCTGTCGGGCGCCGAAGAGCAAGTGCTCGACACCGTGAAGTCGAAGCTGCTGCGCCAGAGCGGGCACAGGCCCGCCCCCGAGGGCGAATCGGGGTACGACGACCTCATCGAAGAGCTGCTGGAGGACGTCACAGCCGTCACCGAAGAACAGGGCAAGCGCAACGTCCTCTCGAAGGTGCGCAACTTCGGCCGGGTCGAAGTGTCGAAGCAGACGTACGACAACATCCGCTACCGGCTCAACCGCGACATCGTCGGTTTCGGACCCCTGGAGCCGGTGATGCGTGACCCGGAGAACGAGGACATCCACGTCATCGGTCCCAAGGAGTGCCACGTCGACCACGGCGTCTTCGGAATGTTGGAGACGACCGTCGACTTCGGGACGCCGACGGAGTTCGACAACTGGCTGCGCAACATGGGCGAGCGGATGGGGGACCCGGTGTCCGACTCCAACCCCATCATCGACTCGACGCTGCCCGACGGCTCGCGTATCAACATCATCTACTCCGACGACGTGTCGATCAAGGGCTCCTCGCTCACCATCCGCCAGGGCGAGGAGACGCCCCTCTCGATCAACCAGATCACGAAGTGGGGAACGCTCAGTCCCGAACTCGCGGCGTACCTCTGGCTGTGCCTAGAGAACGAACAGACGGTCTTCGTCGTCGGAGAGACGGCGTCCGGGAAGACGACGACGCTCAACGCCATCTTGAGCTACATCCCCCGGGACTCGAAGATCTACACCGCGGAGGACACCGCCGAGGTCGTCCCGCCCCACAGCACGTGGCAGCAGCTGCTCACCCGCGAGGGCGACGGCGGCGACTCCAACGACGTGGACATGTTCGACCTCGTCGCGGCCGCGCTGCGTTCCCGGCCCGACTACATCATCGTGGGGGAGGTCCGCGGAGCCGAGGGACGCATGGCGTTCCAGGCGGCCCAGACGGGCCACCCGGTGATGCTGACGTTCCACGCCTCCGATATCGTCTCCATGATCCAGCGGTTCACGTCCGAGCCGATCAACGTCCCGGAGACGTTCATGGACGTGGCCGACGTGGCGCTGTTCCAGAACCGGGTCAAACAAGGGGACGACGTCCTTCGCCGGGTCACCTCGGTCCAGGAGATCGAGGGGTACTCCAAGGAGATGGACGGCGTCGTCACCCGGCAGGTGTTCGACTGGGACCCCGTCGAAGACGAGATCGTCTTCCGCGGGCGCAACAACTCCTACGTGCTCGAAGAGCAGATCGCGACGTTGCTGGGGTACGCCGACACCCGCGACATCTACGACGACCTGAGCTTCCGCGCGGAGCTCATCGAGCGGATGATCCAGGAAGGGATCCTCGGCTACCACGAGGTGAACGAGGCGATCACCTCCTTCCAGCGCGACGGCGTCGACGGGCTCCCCTTCGACATGCACCGCACGACCTGA
- the flaJ gene encoding archaellar assembly protein FlaJ: protein MSTNSASASDFFPDSAAELAADLVASYDALDMSKRKYVGYILAPSAAFFLLTIVGAFLLPLPLTVRLPIPALGILILVAAVFYPKLYLNGRQVAIENQLHLVMTHMTVLSTTNIDRMEVFRTLATEEEYGAAADELARVVHLVDTWNQSLDDALRRRAKEVPSDVFSDFFDRLGYTIGAGQTLDDFLLSEQDAVIQNYITVYEGALANLEVMKDLYMSMILSMTFALVFAIVLPILTGDNPTLTVSAVIVLFMLVQLGFYVVIRAMSPHDPVWFHSEEGAPSDFRLWASFAVGVFGTAALVVFVGAGLFNVGPGLRGLLFFLEDIPLALYICVPISPMAITGVMLRFEERNIEERDGEFPSFIRALGAAESAKQSTTGDVLATLHQKDFGALTPAIVRLYRRLNIRISSEQAWYTFATDTRSYLIQKFSDMYLEGRSMGGRPKLLGELISQNMNTVMQLREQRRQATVTMIGLLYGITSASAFAFFIGLQVVSILADLSQQFNITNAGGVGKIIYAGVYDIALIEFLLLLVILFNAVLSSVMIRTIDGGNKANAYLHFVLMTWLGSGVAIFTKHLVSAILTI from the coding sequence ATGAGCACGAACAGCGCATCCGCGTCCGACTTCTTCCCCGACTCCGCAGCGGAGCTCGCCGCCGATCTGGTCGCGTCGTACGACGCGCTGGACATGTCCAAGCGGAAGTACGTCGGCTACATCCTCGCGCCCTCGGCGGCGTTCTTCCTGCTCACGATCGTCGGGGCGTTCCTGCTCCCGCTGCCGCTGACGGTCCGGCTGCCGATCCCCGCGCTCGGGATCTTGATACTCGTCGCGGCGGTGTTCTACCCGAAACTGTACCTCAACGGACGACAGGTTGCCATCGAGAACCAGCTCCACCTGGTGATGACGCACATGACCGTGCTGTCGACGACGAACATCGACCGGATGGAGGTGTTTCGGACCCTCGCGACCGAGGAGGAGTACGGCGCCGCCGCCGACGAACTCGCGCGCGTCGTTCACCTCGTCGACACGTGGAACCAGTCGCTCGACGACGCGCTGCGTCGCCGAGCGAAGGAGGTTCCCTCGGACGTGTTCTCGGACTTCTTCGACCGCCTCGGCTACACGATCGGCGCCGGGCAGACCCTCGACGACTTCCTGCTGTCCGAGCAGGACGCGGTCATCCAGAACTACATCACGGTGTACGAGGGCGCACTGGCGAATCTGGAGGTGATGAAGGATCTGTACATGTCGATGATCCTCTCGATGACGTTCGCGCTGGTGTTCGCTATCGTCCTGCCGATCCTCACCGGCGACAACCCCACGCTCACCGTCTCTGCGGTCATCGTTCTGTTCATGCTGGTCCAGTTGGGCTTCTACGTCGTCATCCGGGCGATGTCGCCCCACGACCCCGTCTGGTTCCACTCCGAGGAGGGCGCCCCCTCCGACTTCCGTCTGTGGGCCAGTTTCGCGGTCGGCGTGTTCGGGACGGCCGCACTCGTCGTCTTCGTCGGTGCGGGGCTGTTCAACGTCGGGCCGGGACTGCGAGGGCTCCTCTTTTTCCTCGAAGACATCCCGCTCGCGCTGTACATCTGCGTCCCGATCTCGCCGATGGCTATCACCGGCGTGATGCTCCGGTTCGAGGAGCGCAACATCGAGGAGCGCGACGGGGAGTTCCCCTCGTTCATCCGCGCGCTCGGCGCCGCCGAATCCGCCAAGCAGTCGACGACCGGCGACGTGCTCGCGACGCTCCACCAGAAGGACTTCGGCGCGCTCACGCCCGCTATCGTTCGGCTGTACCGACGACTTAACATCCGGATCAGCTCCGAGCAGGCGTGGTACACCTTCGCGACCGACACCCGGTCGTACCTGATCCAGAAGTTCTCCGACATGTACCTCGAGGGGCGGTCGATGGGCGGTCGGCCGAAGCTGCTCGGGGAGCTCATCTCTCAGAACATGAACACCGTCATGCAATTGCGCGAGCAGCGCCGGCAGGCGACGGTGACGATGATCGGGCTGCTGTACGGGATCACCTCCGCGTCCGCGTTCGCGTTCTTCATCGGTCTGCAGGTCGTGAGCATTCTCGCGGACCTGTCTCAACAGTTCAACATCACCAACGCCGGCGGCGTCGGGAAGATCATCTACGCAGGGGTGTACGACATCGCGCTCATCGAGTTCCTGCTCTTGCTCGTCATCCTGTTCAACGCCGTCCTCTCGTCGGTGATGATCCGCACCATCGACGGCGGCAACAAGGCGAACGCGTACCTCCACTTCGTGCTCATGACGTGGCTCGGCTCGGGCGTCGCCATCTTCACCAAGCACCTCGTCAGCGCGATCCTCACGATCTGA
- a CDS encoding carbon starvation CstA family protein, with protein sequence MVAAMWLVIGVLVLFSAGYLGYSRYLAQFVELDDDRETPAHKYEDGQEYVPAKKPVLLGHHYSSIAGGAPIVGPITAGVVWGWVPALLWIAIGNPLMGSVHDFVSLSASLRHEGKSIGYIIGEYVGERGKNMLLWFAFLTIILVVAVFALVVAIVFNAYPEAATASLIYIGLAVLFGVYLYQLNLSFIPGTIAFVAAMFVGVYVGTLFPVALFEPAARAPAETFVLLGSGGSWLPGAGALGANTAAWVPLILVYGALASALPVWVLLQPRDYLSSFLLYSGVGGALLAIIVGTLGGALGIGAITPSQPLTTQLEPFYGFIGRSGAPLFPLLFITIACGTISGFHSLVSSGTTSKQLNKESDARAIGYGGMLGEGLLATVALITVALVAPEVGGGIGLALPTFATGGGIILTSFGIPTSFGGPFMALVLVSFLLTSTDTAVRLGRYMMEEIVGTPESSVESFAADRYGNAVVQALPAYVLITSGSWLTLWQLFGSANQLLAALALLTATVWLANWSDSKQLISTGGPMVVMVTITTLALLWLALHDNIYAKFLNDAWMADAGAFAMLSAVVQIVLAFTLLYLGLSLVKIGYENIQNAREGTGGAVATDGGEKS encoded by the coding sequence ATGGTGGCAGCAATGTGGCTGGTGATCGGGGTACTCGTACTGTTCAGTGCGGGCTACCTCGGCTACTCACGGTATCTCGCTCAGTTCGTCGAACTGGACGATGACCGCGAGACGCCGGCACACAAATACGAGGACGGACAGGAGTACGTTCCGGCGAAAAAGCCGGTGCTCTTGGGGCATCACTATTCGAGTATCGCTGGCGGCGCGCCCATCGTGGGCCCCATCACCGCGGGTGTGGTGTGGGGCTGGGTGCCCGCGTTGTTGTGGATCGCCATCGGCAACCCGCTGATGGGGTCGGTCCACGACTTCGTCTCGCTGTCGGCGAGTCTCCGACACGAGGGGAAGTCGATCGGGTACATCATCGGGGAGTACGTGGGCGAGCGCGGCAAGAACATGCTGCTGTGGTTCGCGTTCCTGACGATCATCCTGGTCGTCGCGGTGTTCGCGCTCGTCGTGGCGATCGTGTTCAACGCGTACCCCGAGGCAGCGACGGCGAGCCTGATCTACATCGGGCTCGCGGTGCTGTTCGGCGTGTACCTGTACCAACTGAACCTCTCGTTCATCCCGGGGACGATCGCGTTCGTCGCCGCGATGTTCGTTGGCGTGTACGTCGGAACGCTGTTCCCGGTCGCGCTGTTCGAGCCGGCCGCGCGCGCGCCCGCCGAGACGTTCGTGCTGCTCGGAAGCGGCGGCTCGTGGCTCCCCGGCGCGGGGGCCCTCGGCGCCAACACCGCGGCGTGGGTGCCGCTCATCCTCGTGTACGGTGCGCTCGCGAGCGCGCTCCCGGTGTGGGTGCTGCTGCAGCCGCGTGACTACCTCTCGTCGTTCCTCCTGTACTCGGGGGTCGGCGGGGCGCTGCTGGCGATCATCGTCGGCACGCTCGGCGGCGCGCTCGGCATCGGTGCGATCACGCCGAGCCAGCCGCTCACCACGCAACTCGAACCGTTCTACGGGTTCATCGGTCGATCCGGCGCGCCGCTGTTCCCGCTGCTGTTCATCACCATCGCGTGCGGGACCATCTCCGGGTTCCACTCGCTGGTGTCGTCGGGGACGACCTCGAAGCAACTAAACAAGGAGAGCGACGCCCGCGCCATCGGCTACGGCGGGATGCTCGGCGAGGGTCTGCTGGCCACCGTCGCGCTGATCACCGTCGCGCTCGTCGCGCCCGAAGTCGGCGGCGGCATCGGCCTCGCGCTGCCGACGTTCGCGACCGGCGGCGGGATCATCCTGACGAGCTTCGGCATCCCGACGTCCTTCGGCGGCCCGTTCATGGCGCTGGTGCTCGTGAGCTTCCTGCTCACGTCGACCGACACCGCCGTCCGCCTGGGCCGGTACATGATGGAGGAGATCGTCGGCACGCCCGAGTCGTCGGTCGAGTCGTTCGCGGCCGACCGCTACGGCAACGCCGTGGTCCAGGCGCTTCCGGCGTACGTCCTCATCACGAGCGGCTCGTGGTTGACGCTGTGGCAGCTGTTCGGCAGCGCGAACCAGCTGCTCGCGGCGCTGGCGCTGCTCACCGCGACGGTGTGGCTCGCCAACTGGAGCGACTCGAAGCAGCTCATCTCCACGGGCGGCCCGATGGTGGTCATGGTGACGATCACGACTCTGGCCCTGCTGTGGCTCGCGCTCCACGACAACATCTACGCGAAGTTCCTCAACGACGCGTGGATGGCCGATGCGGGAGCGTTCGCGATGCTGTCGGCGGTCGTCCAGATCGTGCTCGCGTTCACCCTGCTGTACCTGGGGCTGTCGCTGGTGAAAATCGGGTACGAGAACATCCAGAATGCCCGCGAAGGCACGGGCGGTGCGGTCGCCACCGACGGCGGTGAGAAGTCCTAA
- a CDS encoding ArsA family ATPase: MEKFVFFGGKGGVGKTTMSAAYAVKCADAGLDTLVVSTDPAHSTSDVFDQQLGDEPQAVDGRDRLWAMEIDPDEEVEHHLMETKRALGDQVSAALVNEIDRQIEMAHQTPGAYEAALFDRFVDVMRSSEAYDRVVFDTSPTGGTLRLLGLPEFLEGWIDRLLRKREQSIDLFEKAAIGNNEPRRVMDGDPILARLRERKEFFEYAGETLREHAAFFLVVNPDELSVRETRRAAEGLSDRGLSVRGLAVNRLTPGPDDDENGRGARYLRDRVATERAHLRTLREEFDQPVVAEIETRVEEVKGDFLTEVAAELDIDTAAPATPSSEST; this comes from the coding sequence ATGGAGAAGTTCGTGTTCTTCGGCGGCAAGGGCGGCGTCGGCAAGACGACGATGTCGGCGGCGTACGCCGTCAAGTGCGCCGACGCCGGGCTCGACACGCTCGTCGTCTCGACGGACCCGGCCCACTCGACGTCGGACGTGTTCGACCAGCAACTGGGCGACGAGCCGCAGGCGGTCGACGGTCGCGACAGGCTGTGGGCGATGGAGATCGACCCGGACGAGGAGGTCGAACACCACCTGATGGAGACGAAGCGCGCGCTCGGAGACCAGGTGAGCGCGGCGCTTGTCAACGAGATCGACCGCCAGATCGAGATGGCCCACCAGACCCCCGGCGCCTACGAGGCTGCGCTGTTCGACCGGTTCGTCGACGTGATGCGCTCGAGCGAGGCGTACGACCGCGTCGTCTTCGACACCTCGCCCACCGGCGGAACCCTCCGACTGCTCGGCTTGCCGGAGTTCTTGGAAGGGTGGATCGACCGCCTGCTGCGCAAGCGCGAGCAGTCGATCGACCTGTTCGAGAAGGCCGCCATCGGCAACAACGAACCCCGGCGGGTGATGGACGGGGACCCGATCCTCGCGCGCTTGCGCGAGCGCAAGGAGTTCTTCGAGTACGCCGGCGAGACGCTGCGTGAGCACGCCGCGTTCTTCCTCGTCGTCAACCCCGACGAGCTCTCGGTTCGAGAGACGCGTCGCGCGGCCGAGGGGCTGTCGGACCGGGGTCTCTCGGTGCGCGGGTTGGCGGTGAACCGCCTCACGCCCGGACCCGACGACGACGAGAACGGACGCGGGGCGCGCTACCTCCGCGACCGGGTCGCGACCGAACGCGCCCACCTCCGCACGCTACGCGAGGAGTTCGACCAGCCCGTCGTCGCCGAGATCGAAACCCGCGTCGAGGAGGTGAAAGGCGACTTCCTCACCGAGGTTGCCGCCGAGCTCGACATCGACACCGCCGCGCCCGCGACGCCTTCGAGTGAGTCGACGTGA